A region from the Mercenaria mercenaria strain notata chromosome 7, MADL_Memer_1, whole genome shotgun sequence genome encodes:
- the LOC123553766 gene encoding uncharacterized protein LOC123553766: MASICRRHRSRYPSPPPSSGSDSSLKKSKRPFLSPPPSSRTLDQDFHFYCFPCDSHGLRKEAHAYCESCTEFLCQTCYKHHRKAKALRKHKLLQKEKMYQEKLLRSKSMTDCSGKCPKHPEEIVTWYCQVHFQSGCHICKEEHHGDRFSECEAESDDGAKEDYVKELDTLDSKADQKIAKARKNREDAKEYYNAEAEKIRRLRNMLKDHLDSLENNVITDSKKILEEDNTAMETIIKECSAAKDEIQIMRNNISKGKLDKSFPLLKNYPDFVKTKAILSQNDKCNSVRRYHFEPDEGMFQYILGCTDIGIMHVAEESEMSTEYIDDDVKTESSATTIDEDEAPATTNDEDSNTEEPKAQGTISVKSKSDKKRCYITGMSVLSNDEIVIADSHNNSIKMIDINEKKITADVKLSFSPQDLTVINKNQIAVTLPCAFLSMIQLVSRFGPFRWKTSHSLKANGNCYGITSTADKLIVSFTGPPKIEILGLQGDVQKTIDTTTDGQNLFIQPWHLAISPDEKYIYVSDRGNRSLTRVPTNGDMDDVIQVSQVTGWYFSPEGVTVADDTVLVCDMESETGNVYAFTEDLTEKGVVYDNNDGLRHPKTICYSCYQNKVFITCHGDKVRSKMFVFKL; the protein is encoded by the coding sequence CCATGTGATAGTCATGGACTACGAAAAGAGGCACATGCTTACTGTGAGAGCTGCACGGAATTTCTGTGCCAAACGTGTTACAAGCATCATCGTAAAGCAAAAGCATTGCGCAAACATAAGCTGTTACAGAAAGAAAAGATGTACCAAGAGAAGCTGCTTAGGTCTAAATCAATGACCGATTGCTCAGGAAAATGTCCGAAACATCCCGAGGAAATAGTCACGTGGTACTGCCAGGTTCATTTTCAGTCTGGGTGTCACATATGCAAAGAGGAACATCATGGCGACCGTTTCTCTGAGTGTGAAGCAGAATCAGATGACGGCGCTAAAGAAGACTATGTCAAAGAGCTCGATACACTGGACAGTAAAGCTGATCAAAAGATAGCAAAAGCAAGGAAAAACCGTGAAGATGCTAAAGAATATTATAATGCAGAGGCTGAGAAAATCAGGCGTTTGAGAAATATGTTAAAGGACCATTTAGACTCGCTTGAAAACAATGTTATAACAGATTCTAAGAAAATATTAGAAGAGGATAACACAGCTATGGAAACTATCATAAAGGAATGTAGTGCTGCGAAAGACGAAATACAAATAATgagaaacaacatttcaaaaGGTAAACTGGACAAGTCTTTTCCTCTGCTAAAGAACTATCCCGACTTTGTCAAAACCAAAGCTATTCTGAGTCAAAACGACAAGTGTAACAGTGTACGAAGATACCACTTCGAACCAGATGAAGGCATGTTTCAGTACATTCTTGGTTGTACCGATATTGGAATCATGCATGTAGCAGAAGAATCTGAAATGTCCACTGAGTATATAGATGATGATGTTAAAACTGAATCATCTGCCACAACAATTGATGAAGACGAAGCGCCTGCCACAACAAATGACGAAGATTCCAATACAGAAGAGCCTAAAGCACAAGGAACCATCAGCGTCAAATCTAAATCCGACAAAAAGCGCTGTTATATTACCGGTATGTCCGTCCTATCAAACGACGAAATAGTTATTGCCGACAGCCACAACAACAGCATCAAAATGATTGATATCAACGAGAAGAAAATCACGGCAGATGTTAAACTTTCCTTCAGTCCACAAGATTTAACAGTGATTAACAAGAACCAAATCGCTGTCACTTTACCATGCGCTTTTCTCAGTATGATTCAGCTGGTTTCCAGATTTGGTCCATTCAGATGGAAAACAAGTCATAGCTTGAAGGCAAATGGGAATTGTTACGGAATAACAAGTACTGCGGATAAACTCATCGTTTCCTTCACCGGACCCCCTAAGATTGAAATATTAGGACTGCAAGGGGATGTCCAAAAGACAATAGATACCACTACAGATGGACAAAACTTGTTCATTCAACCCTGGCACTTGGCAATTTCCCCAGACGAGAAGTATATTTATGTTTCTGATAGGGGCAATAGGTCTTTGACGAGAGTTCCAACGAACGGTGATATGGATGACGTTATTCAAGTTTCACAAGTGACCGGTTGGTACTTTTCACCAGAAGGTGTCACTGTAGCTGACGACACCGTGTTGGTGTGTGATATGGAGTCTGAAACAGGCAACGTGTATGCTTTCACGGAAGATCTGACAGAGAAGGGAGTAGTTTACGACAACAATGACGGGTTACGGCACCCCAAGACAATTTGCTACTCTTGTTACCAAAATAAAGTATTCATAACGTGTCATGGTGACAAAGTAAGAAGTAAGATGTTCGTTTTTAAACTGTAG